The genomic segment GTTGGAGCAGAACGCGCAGTGCAGCGGGCAGCGGTAGGTCAGCTCCGCCAGCAGCCACAGCGGCGGCTTAACGGATCCAGCCGCGGCCACCGGCCTGCTCCAGGAAGGCGAGCACGTCGGCCCGGAGGTCGGATTCGCCGAACGTCGATTGGAGATCGGCGACCAGCGCCTGCACCGGGGTCCTGCCGTCGCAGCGCTTCAGGATCTCGGCGGCCGGCCCGTTGAGCCGGACCATGCCTTCGGGATAGAGCAGCACCCAGGACTGCTGCGCCTCCTCGAACTGCATGCGGTACATCGGGTTCAGCGCCGGATGGGCGTCGTCGGTCCACGCGTTCATGGCTGCTGCGCCTGCGGCAGGTTGTCGGGATAGGCCTTCTCGATCGCATCGAGCATCGCCCACAGGATGTCCAGCTTGAAGCCGAGGATCTGCACGGCCCGCTCCTGGCGTTCGCGCGTGGTGCACCACTGCATCGCCACCTCCAGGCCGTGTTCCACGTCGCGGCTGGCCAGCGGGATGCGGCTGCGGAAGTAGTCGAGCCCGCCCGCCTCGATCCAGGGATAGTGGCTCGGCCAGCCCGCGAGCCGGTCCTTGTGGATGCGCGGCGCGAACATCTCGGTCAGCGATGAGATCACCGCCTCCTGCCACGGCGCATGCCGCGCGAAGTTGACGTAGGCATCCACGGCGAAGCGCACGCCGGGCAGCACGTGCCGGTGCATCTCCAGGTCTTCGCGGCGCAGGCCGGTGGCGATGCCCAGGCGCGCCCAGATCTCGATGCCGCCGGCGTCCGCGCCCTGGTAGGGCGCGCGGCCGTCGTGGTCCAGCATGCGGTCGATCCAGCGGCGGCGCGTGGCGCGATCGTCGCAGTTGGACATGATGGCCGCGTCCTTCACCGGGATGCGGCACTGGTAGTAGAAGCGGTTGGCCACCCAGCCGCGCACCTGGAACGGCTGCAGCGCGCCGGCATTGAGCCTGCGGTTGAATGGATGGTGGATGTGGTAGCGCGATTCCAGGCTGCGCAGGCGCGCCTCGAACTCCTGCGGCGACCACGGGCTCAAGTCTTGCGTCACTTCAGAGGTCCAGTTGCATCCCGTCGAAGGCGACTTCGATGCCCAGGCGAGCGAGCTGCGCGCGCTCGGGGCCGTCATCGTCCAGGATCGGGTTGCTGTTGTTGATGTGGATGAGGATCCTGCGGCGCGCGCGGCTGGCCTGCAGTACGCGCAGCATGCCGGGCCCGCGCGGGCCGTCGCACTGGGGCAGGTGGCCCATGTCGGCGGCGTACTTGCTGCCCAGGCCCGCGGCGACCATCTCGTCCTCGGTCCAGAAGGTGCCATCGACCATCACGCAGTCGCTTTCATCCAGCCAGCGCCGCTCGGCCGCGCCCACCTGTGCCAGTCCCGGCGCGTAGAACAGACGGCCGCCGGTGGTGGGGTCCTCGATCACCAGGGCCGCGTTGTTGCCGAGGGTCTCCGACTTCCGGCGCGGGGAATAGGGCGGCGCCTTGCCGGGCACGGACACCGGCTGCAGGCGCAGGCCGGCGACCTCCCGCCATCCGCCGCCTTCCGGCGTCAGCGGCATCGGATGCCAGCTCACGCCGCAATAGCTTTCCAGCACCTTCAGCAGCGGCAGACCGCTGCTGAGGTCTTCGTACACCGCGGGCGCGCAATGCAATTGCAGGCGCGGACCCTCGCGCAGGCTGAGCAGGCCGACGGCGTGGTCGACCTGGGAATCCATCAGCACGACCGCGCGGATCGGCGTGTGGCGCAGGCCGCTGCGCGGATGCAGCGCCGGGGCGGCACGCAGCTGCGCACCGAGGTCGGGGGAGGCGTTCAGGAGGATCCAGTCCTCGCCATCGCGCGAGACGGCGATGGAGCTCTGGGTGCGGGCCTGCGCCCGAATGCGCCCCGAGCGCTGGCCCGCGCACATGCGGCAATTGCAGTTCCACTGCGGGAACCCGCCGCCGGCTCCGGAGCCGAGCACCAGTACTTTCATGCGGGAGAAGAAAAAAAGAAAAGCGGCACCGGCGAACCGGTGCCGCGGGAGCCCGCGTTCAGCGAGCCGAGATGTACATCGTGATCTCGAAGCCGAAGCGGAAATCCTCGAATTCAGGCTTGCACCATTTCATGCATGACTCCTTGTGGTTGCGGGTTGGGAGAAACAACGGCCGGGTGGGGTGACGGTGTTCTGTGCGACAGAACACCGTTTCGAAATAGTACCCCAGCCGGGAGGCTGCCGTGGGGGAGTGGAATCCCTGATGACGGGCTCGTCCGGGTCCAGGCTAGGCGCCGGATGGCACCCGCAGCACTCGCGCAAACCGTCGAGGCGGATCAAAGCTCAACGCCGCCCGCTCGAGTCGACGCGGGACTATGCTGAAGGCATGGCGGCGCAGCAGGAAAAAAGGCGGCCGCGTTTCCAGGGGCGCTGAGCGCGACGCCGGCGTCCCGCACCTCTGGCAGGAGATGCCCCATGACCTCGAACTTGAAGCTTCGCAGTCCCGACTTCGCCGACAACGCCACGCTGCCGCGCGCGCACGTGCACAGCGTCATGGGCGCAGGCGGGGACAACGTCTCGCCCGCGCTCACGTGGGAAGGCGCGCCCGCCGGCACGAAGAGCTTTGCGCTGACGTGCTATGACCCGGACGCGCCGACCGGCTCGGGCTGGTGGCACTGGGTCGTCTACGACATCCCGGCGTCCGCGACCGAACTGAAGCGCGGTGCGGGCAGCGCCGCGGGCGACCAGCTGCCTCCCGGCGCGAAGCAGGGCCGCACCGACTTCGGCAGCCGCGAGTACGGCGGCGCCGCGCCGCCGCCGGGACACGGCAACCACCGCTATGTGTTCACGCTGTACGCCCTGAACGTGGACAAGCTCGATGCGCCCGCGGACGCATCGGCCGCCTACATCGGCTTCCTGATCCACTTCGCCAAGATCGGCGAAGCGAAGACGACCGCGGTGTACGGCCGTTAGCGCCGCGTCAATTGGCCGCGAAGCAGTAGAAGCGCCCGGCCCCGCCGGTGCGCACCAGCGCTTCCTGGCTGCAGCCGGCCGACTGGTGCGAGAAGTTCCAGGACCGCGCCCAGACGTCCTGCGTCGGACCGGCCCGGTCGTGGTGGCCGACGATCGCGGAGCCGTCCGCGCCGCTGTGCGTCCAGGCCTTGCAGGTGGTGTCGGTCTGCGGTGCGAACGCGGTGCCGTCGTCGCGCGAGCCGGTGAGGATGTCGTGCTCGTTCGGCTTCTCGGTGCGGCCGGGCACGGGACCACCGCGTTCGTCCAATGCCGTTTCCTTGGTGAGGTTGGCGCCGCTGTGCAGGTGGTTCACGTCGCGGGCGATCAGCACGCCCTTTGCGTTGTGCCAGGGG from the Ramlibacter henchirensis genome contains:
- the pqqD gene encoding pyrroloquinoline quinone biosynthesis peptide chaperone PqqD — its product is MNAWTDDAHPALNPMYRMQFEEAQQSWVLLYPEGMVRLNGPAAEILKRCDGRTPVQALVADLQSTFGESDLRADVLAFLEQAGGRGWIR
- the pqqC gene encoding pyrroloquinoline-quinone synthase PqqC, whose product is MTQDLSPWSPQEFEARLRSLESRYHIHHPFNRRLNAGALQPFQVRGWVANRFYYQCRIPVKDAAIMSNCDDRATRRRWIDRMLDHDGRAPYQGADAGGIEIWARLGIATGLRREDLEMHRHVLPGVRFAVDAYVNFARHAPWQEAVISSLTEMFAPRIHKDRLAGWPSHYPWIEAGGLDYFRSRIPLASRDVEHGLEVAMQWCTTRERQERAVQILGFKLDILWAMLDAIEKAYPDNLPQAQQP
- the pqqB gene encoding pyrroloquinoline quinone biosynthesis protein PqqB, which gives rise to MKVLVLGSGAGGGFPQWNCNCRMCAGQRSGRIRAQARTQSSIAVSRDGEDWILLNASPDLGAQLRAAPALHPRSGLRHTPIRAVVLMDSQVDHAVGLLSLREGPRLQLHCAPAVYEDLSSGLPLLKVLESYCGVSWHPMPLTPEGGGWREVAGLRLQPVSVPGKAPPYSPRRKSETLGNNAALVIEDPTTGGRLFYAPGLAQVGAAERRWLDESDCVMVDGTFWTEDEMVAAGLGSKYAADMGHLPQCDGPRGPGMLRVLQASRARRRILIHINNSNPILDDDGPERAQLARLGIEVAFDGMQLDL
- the pqqA gene encoding pyrroloquinoline quinone precursor peptide PqqA, with protein sequence MKWCKPEFEDFRFGFEITMYISAR
- a CDS encoding YbhB/YbcL family Raf kinase inhibitor-like protein, with amino-acid sequence MTSNLKLRSPDFADNATLPRAHVHSVMGAGGDNVSPALTWEGAPAGTKSFALTCYDPDAPTGSGWWHWVVYDIPASATELKRGAGSAAGDQLPPGAKQGRTDFGSREYGGAAPPPGHGNHRYVFTLYALNVDKLDAPADASAAYIGFLIHFAKIGEAKTTAVYGR